Proteins found in one Takifugu rubripes chromosome 17, fTakRub1.2, whole genome shotgun sequence genomic segment:
- the LOC101064791 gene encoding E3 ubiquitin-protein ligase RBBP6-like isoform X1, whose amino-acid sequence MSCVHYKFYSKLDYNTVTFDGLHITLSELKKQIMTRERLKATDCDLQITNAQTREEYTDEKAHIPKHSSVIVRRIPIGGVKPAGRTFIVDRSDSAVVGSSRPTDSSPSMSLAQLAKTPNLVDANASEEDKIKAMISQSIHDYDPIHYSKRGVGPPPAHYTCYRCGKAGHYIRQCPMLMIQDKSEEAPKPVRISKGIPQSFMVKAEPGTKGAMLTSTGEYAIPAIDAEAYAQGKKERPPFVPQDQPSSEDDADPIPDELLCPICNDLMVDAVVIPCCGNSYCDDCIRTALLESEEHVCYTCKQSDVSPDNLIANKFLRQAVNNFKNETGYTKHARKLVQNSAPPPPRLQLLRHSRQQDPLVANASTSAPSTTTQVQAPTPTPAPAPEPSPPTPPHVSATEGQVASCTPPAADHHSPPKTINHGEPPPPGETDPGPSLTTSSSKAESGSQNYNLSNMGHPPPARPTQSSGHQSRHHHTYRGGGRHWERSFRGRDHPSPHIQTVPPPAPITPAFPAQSMYPPPLQAYPPPYSSGPGLIPPPPVNYQPQAVYAPGPGVLNPPWVAPGTQPPLVSLPGPLSQPPLSKDDFYRQRHHRQDKVQSKLDEFTKDFLMRYRSAPKRQRRSYSRSRSYSRSPLSRSYSRSRSRSRSRSYSYSPSRSRSRSRSYDRSYPRSPYSRRNGRSYGRSRSRTRSRSRSYGYRRSASPRSPLAYRGGGWEGGEGAGPYRSRSRSRSPGGYRSRTPDGRKPPPRELAPYELKGLSPGSQDRWERERYRQWEKEYADWYNKYYKDFENQHPSLYQRGRGSRDRDRERERASPLSRNYPPEGRGRRDDRGAPAHHPPSSSSSGTKSSNKVIKTKKVKKKKPGDEQESSQQSIDRGDATPVRDEPMDEVPSPVKTPPVSSRPQAGDATKSPASKSSASTKPSAKSASKPQSDKNRKEKNQKVKAKVKTESVKSKSDKIKKKNGDGVTNKKDSLSSTASKPLKTLKVKQEDATKSTNPKKEKSKSSTARPGLLKTPPLSSQNPPLHHPSVHDGLQPSHDIRGRRDLPQAGGLLPLPNQHGHELAPPLDSRRRMGEDSRSLLGSPPGKLRRTDNLGGDLMSHPHMSHQPLLNRLPHFERPGLLPLPGSREMGRGDVDRGPIRPLIDLQPLVQRRIKLNRDLGRKYSTETTALDRAPPGPEKTASTSDQSASAHTSDGDRPSSSSIECSGRKERPASADRGVSKERPGSAGERQQDLDREQRSLGMNRERDRTSVSDRERIPASDRDRGTVSERDRGAASERDRGTASERDRGTASERDRGAASERDRGTASERDRGTASERDRGTASERDRGAASERDRGAASERDRGAASERDRGTASERDRGAASERDRGAASERDRGAASERDRGAASERDRGAASERDRGAASERDRGAASERDRGAASERDRGAASERDRGTASERDRERVSGSSHQKASTSLERDSEGERSVRRERKNSGSGGTGGRSVSLDKVTIREKSDTTRRNVDNQPKSKESSQDRGEGSSRTTKPNRSVSRDRAERGPPSGEKPPALHKEAPKDGEDSAVRNKPRISRKALSGHSGSSSISTQEVKQDAEKDRNPPSSKRTAPPSTSPTACSKRTPTVSPAPSPVREEPLIQPPPRSKWEREDDEEALENELSAPTVPSPVLQKQRVKELQSEAPKLPRNDSRDGSKEPKRGVIREDKKGRTQRDESRAVRTAQTTSDKTSKTKTARELDREEGKDAVREEGRGTGKEERRPENRGSGGRDESRGPEPRRQRLCSDLGRETDEAAFVPDYSEGEGSDTERGRSASLSPSQSQQSQSPTLSNHSGSGATDKKKKKQKKQKKHKDKKKKKHNSQDKGEHKHKSQDKGEHKRKHKKKKRKKNKDKEEEEEEVKAEKTQEGAPS is encoded by the exons ATGTCATGTGTTCATTATAAATTTTATTCCAAACTGGACTACAATACAGTCACTTTCGATGGGCTGCATATTACCCTCAGTGAGCTTAAAAAGCAGATTATGACCAGGGAGCGCCTCAAGGCCACAGACTGCGACCTGCAGATCACCAATGCGCAGACGCGAGAAG AATACACAGATGAAAAAGCCCACATACCTAAACACTCATCAGTGATTGTCCGACGCATTCCAATTGGTGGAGTAAAGCCTGCTGGCAGGACGTTCATTGT agatCGTTCTGACTCAGCTGTAGTAGGATCATCCAGACCC ACCGATTCTTCTCCTTCAATGTCACTTGCCCAACTCGCCAAG ACTCCTAACCTGGTCGACGCAAATGCTTCCGAGGAGGACAAGATTAAAGCCATGATCTCTCAATCCATTCATGATTATGACCCGATACA CTATTCAAAGAGGGGTGTTGGACCTCCCCCTGCTCACTATACCTGCTATCGGTGTGGAAAGGCTGGCCACTACATCCGTCAGTGCCCCATGCTGATG atCCAGGATAAAAGTGAGGAGGCTCCCAAACCAGTCAGGATTAGCAAGGGTATTCCTCAAAGCTTCATGGTCAAAGCAGAGCCTGGCACCAAAGGAGCCATGCTGACGAGCACTGGCGAATACGCAATACCTGCGATAGATGC GGAGGCCTATGCACAAGGAAAGAAAGAGCGCCCACCATTTGTTCCACAAGACCAACCTTCATCTGAAGATGATGCAGATCCAATTCCAGATGAGCTGTTATGTCCGATCTGCAATGACTTGATGGTCGACGCTGTAGTTATACCCTGCTGTGGGAATAGCTACTGTGATGATT GCATCAGAACTGCCCTGCTGGAATCAGAGGAACATGTCTGTTATACATGCAAGCAGTCAGATGTTTCACCTGATAATCTTATAGCCAACAAGTTTCTTCGTCAG GCTGtaaacaactttaaaaatgaGACTGGATACACCAAACATGCACGAAAGCTGGTTCAAAACTCGGCTCCACCGCCACCACGTCTTCAGTTGCTCAGGCATTCAAGACAGCAGGACCCTTTGGTCGCCAATGCTTCTACAAGTGCACCCTCTACCACCACTCAAGTACAAGCCCCAACTCCAACTCCAGCACCTGCCCCTGAAccgtcaccccccacccctcctcatGTCTCTGCCACTGAAGGGCAAGTTGCTTCATGTActccaccagctgctgaccACCATTCTCCACCAAAGACGATCAACCACGGTGAACCTCCTCCACCAGG TGAAACTGACCCTGGACCAAGTTTGACAACAAGCTCATCAAAAGCAGAAAGTGGTTCTCAG AACTATAATTTAAGTAATATGGGCCATCCACCACCAGCGAGGCCAACTCAGTCCTCGG GCCACCAGTCACGGCACCATCACACTTACAGGGGTGGAGGTCGTCACTGGGAGAG GTCTTTCAGAGGAAGAGACCATCCCTCCCCTCACATTCAGACCGTTCCACCTCCAGCACCCATAACTCCGGCCTTTCCAGCTCAGTCCATGTACCCACCCCCACTACAAGCCTACCCCCCACCTTACAGTTCTGGTCCCGGTCTaatccctcctccccctgttAATTATCAGCCTCAAGCTGTTTATGCTCCTGGACCGGGAGTACTCAACCCTCCATGGGTTGCACCAGGCACCCAGCCCCCTCTTGTGTCTCTTCCAGGCCCCCTCTCTCAGCCTCCCCTTTCTAAGGATGATTTCTACAGACAGCGACACCACCGACAGGACAA AGTTCAGTCCAAACTTGATGAATTTACTAAAGACTTTCTTATGAGGTACAGAAGTGCGCCAAAGAGACAGCGACGTTCTTACTCCAG GTCAAGGTCATATAGTCGCTCTCCTTTGAGCCGCTCTTATAGTCGCTCAAGATCACGGTCCAGATCAAGGTCCTACTCGTATTCTCCAAGCCGATCCCGCTCTCGTTCTCGCTCCTATGATCGATCTTATCCACGCTCGCCGTATTCTAGACGCAATGGGCGTAGTTACGGCCGCTCTCGGTCCAGGACCCGATCCCGTTCAAGGTCATATGGATACAGACGCTCTGCTTCTCCACGGTCTCCTCTCGCCTACCGGGGAGGTGGTTGGGAgggaggtgaaggagcaggaCCTTACAGGTCAAGGTCACGATCTCGCTCGCCCGGAGGCTACAGGAGCCGCACCCCAGATGGACGAAAACCGCCCCCACGTGAGCTAGCTCCATATGAACTGAAGGGTCTCAGTCCTGGTAGTCAGGATCGCTGGGAACGAGAGAGGTATAGACAATGGGAGAAGGAGTATGCTGACTGGTACAACAAATACTATAAAGATTTTGAAAACCAGCATCCATCACTGTATCAGAGAGGACGTGGCAGTCGGGACAGGGATCGAGAAAGGGAAAGAGCATCACCCTTATCTCGAAATTATCCCcctgaggggagaggaagaagagacgaTAGAGGTGCCCCAGCTCATCatcctccatcttcctcatcatccgGGACAAAATCCAGCAATAAAGTCATCAAAACcaagaaagtgaaaaagaagaaacctgggGATGAACAAGAGTCATCCCAGCAGTCCATTGACAGGGGTGATGCGACACCTGTCCGGGATGAACCCATGGATGAAGTTCCATCTCCAGTTAAAACACCCCCAGTGTCCTCAAGGCCTCAAGCAGGTGACGCAACAAAATCTCCAGCCTCTAAAAGCAGTGCATCAACCAAACCCTCAGCCAAGTCTGCATCCAAACCCCAATCtgataaaaacaggaaagagaaaaatcaaaagGTGAAAGCCAAAGTCAAGACTGAAAGTGTTAAATCCAAGAGTGACAagataaagaagaagaatggtGATGGAGTGACGAACAAAAAGGATTCATTATCATCTACTGCCTCTAAACCACTGAAAACACTCAAAGTAAAACAAGAAGATGCCACCAAATCGACTAATCCcaaaaaggaaaagagcaaAAGCTCTACGGCGAGGCCTGGCCTGCTTAAAACCCCCCCGCTGTCTTCTCAGAACCCACCACTCCATCATCCTTCAGTGCACGATGGCCTTCAACCCAGTCACGACATCCGAGGGAGAAGAGACCTTCCACAAGCCGGcggtctccttcctctccccaaTCAACACGGACATGAACTCGCCCCCCCATTGGACAGTCGGCGCAGAATGGGAGAGGACAGTCGGTCATTACTCGGTTCTCCTCCTGGAAAACTAAGGCGAACAGACAATCTGGGGGGTGATCTTATGTCCCACCCACACATGTCTCACCAGCCCCTCCTCAACAGACTCCCACACTTTGAAAGGCCTGGTCTTCTTCCCTTACCAGGCAGTCGTGAGATGGGGCGTGGAGATGTAGATCGAGGACCCATCAGACCACTAATAGACCTGCAG CCTTTGGTGCAGAGGAGGATCAAGTTAAACAGAGATCTGGGGAGAAAATACAGCACCGAGACGACAGCCTTGGACAGAGCACCTCCAGGTCCTGAGAAAACAGCATCCACCTCAGACCAGTCGGCATCTGCTCACACATCTGATGGTGATCGACCCAGCAGCAGTAGTATCGAATGCTCAGGTAGAAAAGAGCGTCCAGCTTCTGCTGACAGGGGAGTCTCCAAAGAAAGAccagggagtgctggagagagACAGCAGGACCTGGACAGAGAACAAAGAAGTTTAGGaatgaacagagagagagacagaacatCAGTGTCTGACCGAGAGAGGATCCCTGCGTCTGACCGAGACAGAGGGACGGTGTCTGAGCGGGACAGAGGGGCTGCATCCGagcgggacagagggacggcgtccgagcgggacagagggacggCGTCCGAACGGGACAGAGGGGCTGCGTCCGAACGGGACAGAGGGACGGCGTCCGAACGGGACAGAGGGACGGCTTCCGagcgggacagagggacggCTTCCGAGCGGGACAGAGGGGCTGCGTCCGAGCGGGACAGAGGGGCTGCGTCCGAGCGGGACAGAGGGGCTGCGTCCGagcgggacagagggacggCGTCCGAGCGGGACAGAGGGGCTGCGTCCGAGCGGGACAGAGGGGCTGCGTCCGAGCGGGACAGAGGGGCTGCGTCCGAGCGGGACAGAGGGGCGGCGTCCGAGCGGGACAGAGGGGCTGCGTCCGAGCGGGACAGAGGGGCTGCGTCCGAGCGGGACAGAGGGGCGGCGTCCGAGCGAGACAGAGGCGCTGCGTCCGAGCGGGACAGAGGCGCTGCGTCCGagcgggacagagggacggCGTCCGAGCGGGACAGAGAACGAGTTTCTGGGTCAAGCCACCAGAAGGCATCCACATCACTGGAGAGAGACTCTGAGGGAGAGAGGTCTGTTAGGAGAGAACGAAAGAACTCTGGTAGTGGCGGGACGGGAGGGAGATCTGTTTCTCTAGACAAAGTGACCATCAGAGAGAAGTCGGACACCACCAGGAGAAATGTTGACAACCAGCCAAAGTCGAAAGAGTCCTCTCAGGACAGAGGGGAAGGCTCGAGCAGAACTACCAAACCTAACAG GAGTGTATCCAgggacagagcagagagaggcCCTCCCTCTGGAGAAAAACCACCTGCACTTCACAAAGAAG CACCGAAAGATGGCGAGGATTCTGCCGTCAGAAATAAGCCCCGTATCAGCCGCAAGGCCCTGTCAGGCCACTCTGGGAGCTCCTCCAT ATCAACCCAAGAGGTAAAGCAGGATGCAGAGAAAGACAGGAATCCTCCATCCTCCAAGCGCACGGCGCCGCCTTCGACGAGTCCCACCGCCTGCTCTAAACGTACACCGACTGTGAGTCCGGCGCCGAGCCCGGTCAGAGAGGAGCCGCTCATTCAGCCACCGCCTCGCTCcaagtgggagagagaggacgaTGAAGAAGCCCTGGAAAATGAACTTAGTGCTCCCACTGTGCCCTCACCAGTGCTTCAGAAGCAAAGAGTTAAAGAGCTGCAGTCTGAAGCGCCTAAACTTCCCAGAAATGACTCCCGGGATGGAAGTAAGGAGCCGAAGAGAGGAGTAATAAGAGAGGATAAAAAAGGGAGAACACAGAGGGATGAAAGCAGAGCAGTCAGGACGGCCCAGACGACCTCCgataaaacatcaaaaacaaaaaccgCGAgggagctggacagagaggaagggaaagaTGCCGTCAGAGAGGAGGGGCGGGGAacgggaaaagaggagagaaggccAGAAAACAGAGGCTCCGGAGGAAGAGACGAGAGCCGCGGCCCCGAGCCTCGCAGACAACGACTGTGTTCTGACTTGGGTCGCGAGACGGACGAGGCGGCGTTCGTACCGGACTACAGTGAAGGAGAGGGCTCCGACAcggagagaggaaggagcgcCAGCCTGAGCCCGTCCCAGAGCCAGCAGTCCCAAAGCCCAACCCTGAGCAATCACAGCGGCTCGGGAGCCAcggacaagaagaaaaagaaacagaagaagcagaaaaaacacaaggacaagaagaagaagaagcacaaCAGCCAGGACAAAGGAGAACACAAGCACAAAAGCCAGGACAAGGGAGAACACAAGCgcaaacacaagaaaaagaagcgcaaaaagaacaaagacaaagaggaggaggaagaggaggtgaaggcaGAGAAGACGCAGGAAGGGGCTCCGTCTTAA